In Molothrus aeneus isolate 106 chromosome 3, BPBGC_Maene_1.0, whole genome shotgun sequence, a single genomic region encodes these proteins:
- the MRPL19 gene encoding large ribosomal subunit protein bL19m, translating to MAAACGRLVPRGAAVALPGRCFSLSGYRVSSDGKTPKFQPPPKPVIIDRKTKKEESRFLSPEFIPPRGRKDPLKYYIERKDMIQRRKVFNIPEFYVGSILAVTTANPLASDKSSRFVGICIQRGGTGLGATFVLRNVIEDQGVEICYELYSPRIQAIEVLKLEKRLDDNLMYLRDALPEYSTVDVNMKPVPRMDHEEIPVNKVQVRMKPKPWSKRWERPKYNIKGIKFELPEHKMQAAQKWSQPWLEFDMLREYDTSKIEEKIRKELSEELEK from the exons ATGGCGGCCGCCTGTGGGAGGCTGGTGCCGAGGGGTGCCGCCGTCGCCCTGCCCGGCC GGTGTTTTTCTTTATCGGGATATCGAGTGAGCAGCGATGGAAAGACACCGAAATTCCAGCCGCCTCCGAAGCCCGTCATTATCGACAGGAAGACGAAGAAGGAGGAGAGCAG GTTCCTGAGCCCTGAATTTATACCTCCCAGAGGGAGAAAAGATCCTCTTAAATACTATATAGAAAGAAAGGATATGatacagagaagaaaagttTTCAACATCCCAGAATTCTATGTTG GCAGTATACTGGCTGTGACGACTGCGAATCCCCTGGCCAGTGACAAATCCAGCCGCTTTGTGGGGATCTGCATccagaggggagggacagggctcGGCGCCACCTTTGTCCTCCGCAATGTCATAGAAGACCAAG GGGTTGAAATCTGTTACGAACTGTACAGCCCTCGCATCCAGGCCATCGAGGTGCTGAAGCTGGAGAAGAGGCTGGATGATAACCTGATGTACCTGCGGGACGCCCTCCCCGAGTACAGCACTGTCGATGTCAATATGAAACCTGTGCCTCGCATGGACCATGAGGAAATCCCTGTGAACAAG GTGCAGGTACGAATGAAACCTAAACCATGGTCAAAACGGTGGGAAAGACCCAAATACAATATAAAGGGAATCAAGTTTGAGCTACCAGAACATAAAATGCAAGCAGCACAGAAGTGGAGCCAGCCATGGCTGGAGTTTGACATGCTGAGAGAATA